In Anopheles gambiae chromosome 2, idAnoGambNW_F1_1, whole genome shotgun sequence, a single window of DNA contains:
- the LOC1273968 gene encoding probable Rho GTPase-activating protein CG5521 isoform X1, with translation MFTKKANIDLKKSTQKIQDSKKDSAARLRHLKTILEHVDSDEAKNLFEANYSHVYYILYDTFVQAEANLKQRELSFHIVHKTHREELDGSLWLLSKILCLLPELVQRRWQCHSLGRILAKLLHYGNSVKLRREGVKYFLLWYQALGDNAPPFVHGMFTELVPGLSVPQRGKNASAVPSDSEFIATDLLNHPNLKGELGGSVFHDTTATHPVKSPEIQPLIPPSSSERTAAPDPRDGLEILLDCMVQSCGCLKWRDNSPQRHIRTFNFLLTKFREQYLPVFCPSFDYSTSVYEPKLDLPVIRSVSKREEVMSSCVVVLIIWIAKYTHERHVNSKLEQILSIEDEPCAGSGGASLDHASLLSNLRHMGYTQTQLVRDVLYSSRETVNFVHEIYRQAFLMAFTSKSQIEAMRIAISVYRDWMSSIPPPPFLLEPDLEAMPVAAGSPGGGAGAVAPAMETIPMTAGNSRPGSQRLRTDSYLGAVMMTKENGSIRAGLQNVLQVFVTNAVNVFMVNTAHLNLHFQSKTNADGYATPLDEQTDICKRVLNIYRTMVMKTRMEAKTWEQLLLVLLQVTSVILQNSPPNAKKNNLGGRLAQPIFQTLIVTWIRAHTNVPVNAGLWDRFLKVLSSLTHREELIVEWDKTMQTLTRVLARQVYNINLSDLPLDRLAEQKGKRKRGTPSNWTAGESGRSVAARDGIGAGAVNASDRHGTGMHDITFTNGSNAIAAAGSDGGTAHMGGSANGAGSGQNRTGLDEDRMINGGGAGSMTNATTSTATSVAGVMRLQSTRSIPGTPSLNRSYSEGSLMSAPFRKSRARRRLRIAGLGLTMGGNSREHHTAAEQHHHMADHSFSRLLSNTSTFLSISSENLEMASFSECTEVPLGGDSQVGSVVGGVVRRAVSLDSVRPPGSGSGKKRHPDEDGYHRHSRVGASCEAGGSRSPSPTASSGIESGSIKDSPMQIADVLTADSSSIDTQDDPQSFGGSSSSMATTSDRRSILAGGTAKGWLPDVAAVMWRRMLGALGDVNKILNPKLHAQVYQYLVSMTESLIKIRMNQGISLDGSGHSSTSSAFPNGTNLVPPVALVAPWCYGALALDAQYAQGKLYAMQLLCTIVQSGASLGNNQLPLFYHALHQALTGEDRAMAYTALRYLGGPRFLSLLLPGHTLLLLDLVHAATVVLTSSETGPNAPRAQVAGLLGSLLCFPRTSLPGPVLQPSEPHIDLMECPDLQEHVLNVVLRCARREPTAKARCIAIASLGQWILQNLTNPTGQHNGGDGEPAFKQKVPQHSSEASSARRDSVTHTVNPRIREAFQVILQALQFKHHTIARLASETLKLCAEQGARIEQIERLPQLIIDTVCLSLDIHNVPHPKESDKTVLTSLLLTLGELCMSFSVRTLQQPKHHDSTEPLILIVFRILYKIATGLQNGERIKLFTTDEDFDSTIVVDDVRESGSGGIGEAGGYQTAETIASCQSAIRLCAKTVAMHLITNLGHFPMGIGATRLSSLVDEQDDLMSATGAAAPVHPGVSGAAPSVAMLQRENSIAGARVDAMEHVLASPNLQLLMLSPELVASFIELPALKLPGGGATAGLLTANRQVRLLLRDLNGKACWDASILYQEPALSAGSNDTDRNATFQSAAPVSRHYAFATVPTGSGQLAGAGSVTARHFASGSASIDPLMSTAIGLPMSHGPRHTLRHRPVHQLPVAKDLAPDLDQLDDLLQYIGYTSPECLDSSEVPLNTAGPSPLGAALEGQTISIILNQRTIEAEAVARQNAGTTGQPGVDRSLPSGTSSYPTLVSSSGYGSYSPGQSYSDDSGTGTIARAANTMQTQQQQQQLDRSDATTKPFQLGRILFNQLGLAGWERRKRTHLLQRTDKLLRELRNLDNQKCRETHKMAVIYVANGQEDKGSILRNACGSSTYEMFVSALGWEVELESHNGFLGGLPRQGCGQTAPYYATPFLEVIYHVSTRMPSDTPEAILNKTRHLGNDEVHIVWSEHNRDYRRDILPTEFCDVLIVIYPLKSGLFRVTVNKKPEVPWFGPLSDEMVVGGACLASLVRASAINASRAKRSSLPLYQQYYEERNRSIDTVALRHRENSTFEDFTARIFCPIAPQTGGKFGGGIGGGASAAAAAGSSIASGTNAAAPLAAALIDHHSRGPSKTWIHHPEMVATAREVTQQTLASVSLDQPSPRPLRKLHHPFKAVPKGKVNQHSIAAAGGSMASSGSIYGAGMSTASTGMSVPIGAAGVSTPPESPTLPGRKIK, from the exons ATGTTCACCAAGAAGGCCAATATCGATTTGAAAAAGTCGACCCAAAAAATACAAGACAGCAAGAAAGATTCCGCAGCCCGACTGCGGCACCTGAAAACTATACTCG AACACGTGGACAGCGATGAGGCGAAAAATCTGTTCGAGGCCAACTACAGTCACGTCTACTACATCCTTTACGATACCTTTGTCCAGGCCGAAGCGAATCTGAAGCAGCGTG AACTATCCTTTCACATTG TGCATAAAACGCATCGCGAAGAACTGGATGGATCGTTATGGCTGTTGAGCAAAATACTCTGCCTTTTGCCGGAACTGGTGCAGCGGCGCTGGCAGTGTCACTCGCTCGGACGCATCCTTGCGAAGCTTCTTCATTACGGCAACAGTGTGAAGCTGCGCCGCGAGGGTGTCAAGTACTTCCTGCTCTGGTACCAAGCGCTTGGCGACAATGCGCCACCGTTCGTGCACGGCATGTTTACCGAGCTGGTGCCGGGGCTGTCTGTACCGCAGCGCGGCAAGAACGCTTCAGCCGTTCCGTCCGACAGCGAGTTTATCGCGACCGACCTGCTGAACCACCCAAACCTAAAGGGCGAGCTGGGAGGGTCCGTCTTCCACGACACAACCGCCACGCATCCGGTAAAGTCGCCCGAGATTCAGCCGCTCATTCCGCCGAGCTCGAGCGAACGGACGGCAGCGCCCGACCCGCGGGACGGGCTGGAAATACTGCTTGACTGCATGGTACAGTCCTGCGGGTGCTTGAAATGGCGTGACAACAGTCCCCAGCGCCACATTCGGACGTTCAACTTTCTGCTAACCAAGTTCCGCGAACAGTACCTGCCCGTCTTCTGCCCTTCGTTCGACTACAGCACGTCGGTGTACGAGCCGAAGCTCGATCTGCCCGTGATCCGCAGCGTCTCTAAGCGCGAGGAAGTGATGAGCTCGTGCGTGGTGGTGCTCATCATATGGATCGCAAAGTACACGCACGAGCGGCACGTAAACAGCAAGCTGGAGCAGATACTGTCGATCGAGGACGAGCCGTGCGCCGGATCCGGAGGTGCATCGCTCGACCATGCCAGCCTGCTGTCTAACCTGCGCCACATGGGCTACACACAGACGCAGCTAGTGCGCGACGTCCTGTACTCGAGCCGCGAGACGGTCAATTTTGTGCACGAGATTTATCGCCAGGCATTTCTCATGGCGTTCACCTCCAAGTCACAGATTGAAGCGATGCGTATCGCCATCTCCGTCTACCGAGACTGGATGAGCAGCATACCGCCTCCGCCGTTTCTGCTGGAACCGGACCTGGAGGCTATGCCGGTGGCAGCGGGATcccctggtggtggtgctggtgctgttgcacCCGCGATGGAAACGATCCCGATGACGGCAGGCAATAGTCGCCCGGGCAGCCAGCGATTGCGTACCGATTCCTACCTCGGCGCAGTGATGATGACCAAGGAAAATGGGTCTATTCGTGCGGGACTGCAAAACGTGCTTCAGGTGTTTGTGACGAACGCGGTGAACGTGTTCATGGTCAACACGGCCCATCTGAATTTGCACTTTCAGTCGAAAACCAATGCCGACGGGTACGCCACACCGCTGGACGAGCAGACGGACATTTGCAAGCGAGTGCTCAACATCTACCGCACGATGGTGATGAAGACGCGCATGGAGGCGAAAACCTGGGAGCagttgttgctggtgctgctgcaagTAACGTCGGTCATTTTGCAGAATTCCCCACCAAACGCTAAAAAGAACAATCTCGGCGGACGGCTAGCCCAGCCCATCTTTCAGACGCTCATCGTCACGTGGATCCGAGCGCACACGAACGTGCCGGTAAATGCGGGGCTGTGGGACCGTTTCCTGAAGGTGCTGTCCTCGCTAACGCACCGCGAAGAGCTGATAGTGGAGTGGGATAAAACGATGCAAACGCTAACGCGCGTGCTGGCACGGCAAGTGTACAACATTAACCTTTCCGATCTGCCCCTGGACCGGCTGGCCGAGCAGAAAGGCAAACGGAAGCGTGGAACGCCCTCCAACTGGACGGCTGGTGAGAGTGGACGTTCCGTGGCAGCTAGAGATGGCATCGGAGCCGGTGCAGTGAACGCATCCGATCGACACGGTACGGGAATGCATGATATCACGTTCACGAATGGCAGTAACGCCATCGCGGCGGCAGGATCGGATGGCGGGACCGCACATATGGGTGGTAGTGCCAATGGTGCTGGCAGTGGTCAGAACAGAACGGGTCTGGATGAGGATCGCATGATCAATGGAGGCGGTGCTGGTTCAATGACGAACGCGACAACTTCCACCGCTACGTCCGTGGCGGGAGTAATGCGGCTGCAGAGCACGAGAAGCATACCGGGCACTCCGTCACTGAACAGAAGCTACAGCGAGGGAAGTCTAATGTCCGCTCCGTTCCGCAAATCGCGCGCTCGGCGTCGTTTGCGCATTGCTGGCCTGGGTTTGACTATGGGCGGTAACTCACGGGAGCATCATACGGCGGCGGAGCAGCACCATCACATGGCCGACCATTCCTTTTCCCGGCTGCTCTCCAACACATCCACATTCCTGAGCATTAGCAGCGAGAATCTGGAGATGGCCTCGTTTTCCGAATGCACGGAAGTCCCGCTCGGCGGCGACAGCCAGGTTGGATCGGTTGTTGGAGGTGTGGTTCGGCGTGCGGTGTCGCTGGATTCGGTTCGGCCACCGGGCAGCGGTTCGGGGAAAAAACGTCATCCCGACGAGGACGGCTACCATCGGCACAGTCGCGTGGGAGCTAGCTGTGAAGCCGGTGGTTCTCGCAGCCCGTCCCCGACCGCTTCGAGCGGCATTGAGAGTGGCTCGATTAAGGACTCTCCGATGCAGATCGCCGACGTGCTTACCGCGGACAGCTCCAGCATCGATACGCAGGATGATCCGCAGTCGTTCGGAGGATCCTCTTCGTCGATGGCAACGACCTCCGACCGACGATCGATTCTGGCTGGCGGAACGGCTAAAGGTTGGTTGCCGGACGTGGCAGCCGTAATGTGGCGCCGCATGCTCGGCGCACTCGGTGACGTCAACAAGATCCTGAATCCGAAGCTGCACGCCCAAGTCTACCAGTATTTGGTCAGCATGACGGAGAGTTTGATAAAGATCCGCATGAACCAAGGCATATCGCTCGATGGCAGTGGGCACTCGTCGACTAGCAGCGCGTTCCCGAATGGTACGAATCTGGTTCCGCCCGTTGCACTGGTAGCACCCTGGTGCTACGGTGCGCTCGCTCTCGACGCCCAGTACGCTCAGGGCAAGCTGTACGCAATGCAGCTACTGTGCACGATCGTGCAAAGCGGTGCCAGCTTGGGCAACAATCAGCTGCCCCTGTTCTACCACGCTCTGCACCAAGCGCTGACTGGGGAAGACCGCGCAATGGCCTACACCGCGCTGCGTTATCTCGGCGGGCCAAGATTTCTTagcctgctgctgccgggccacacgctgctgctgcttgatcTGGTACACGCCGCAACGGTGGTGCTGACATCGTCCGAAACCGGGCCAAACGCTCCTCGGGCACAGGTGGCCGGATTGCTCGGGTCTCTGCTATGCTTTCCGCGCACATCCCTTCCCGGGCCGGTGCTACAACCGTCCGAGCCGCACATCGATCTGATGGAGTGTCCCGATCTGCAGGAGCACGTGCTGAACGTAGTGTTGCGCTGTGCTCGACGCGAACCCACCGCGAAAGCTCGCTGCATCGCGATCGCGTCGCTCGGCCAATGGATCCTGCAGAACCTTACCAACCCTACCGGCCAGCACAACGGCGGGGACGGGGAACCGGCATTTAAGCAGAAAGTTCCTCAGCACAGCAGCGAAGCGAGCTCCGCTCGCCGTGACTCGGTAACGCACACCGTGAATCCGCGCATACGCGAAGCATTCCAGGTCATCTTGCAGGCACTCCAGTTCAAGCACCACACGATCGCGCGCCTAGCGTCGGAAACGCTGAAACTGTGCGCCGAGCAGGGAGCCCGCATCGAGCAGATCGAGCGGCTGCCGCAGCTGATCATCGACACGGTGTGCCTCTCGCTGGACATCCACAACGTGCCGCACCCGAAGGAGTCGGACAAGACGGTGCTGAcctcgctgctgctgacgctggGCGAGCTGTGCATGTCCTTCTCGGTGCGCACGCTGCAGCAACCAAAGCATCACGACTCGACGGAACCGCTCATACTGATCGTGTTTCGCATCCTGTACAAAATAGCCACCGGGCTGCAGAATGGCGAGCGCATTAAGCTCTTCACGACCGACGAGGACTTTGACTCGACCATCGTGGTGGATGACGTGCGGGAGAGCGGCTCGGGTGGTATCGGGGAAGCGGGCGGGTATCAAACCGCCGAAACAATTGCCAGCTGCCAGTCGGCGATTCGCCTGTGCGCCAAAACGGTGGCGATGCACCTGATCACCAATCTCGGCCACTTCCCGATGGGCATCGGCGCCACGCGGCTCAGCTCGTTGGTCGATGAGCAGGACGACCTGATGAGCGCAACGGGCGCTGCGGCCCCGGTTCATCCGGGCGTTAGTGGTGCGGCTCCGTCCGTTGCGATGCTGCAGCGGGAAAATTCCATCGCGGGCGCTCGTGTTGATGCGATGGAGCATGTGCTGGCGTCTCCCAACCTGCAGCTGCTTATGCTGAGTCCAGAGCTGGTGGCCAGCTTCATTGAGCTGCCCGCCCTGAAGCTGCCGGGAGGCGGTGCAACGGCGGGCTTATTGACTGCCAATCGCCAGGTGCGGCTACTGCTTCGCGATCTGAACGGAAAAGCGTGCTGGGATGCCTCGATACTGTACCAGGAACCGGCACTATCAGCGGGCTCGAATGATACCGACCGAAACGCAACATTCCAAAGCGCTGCGCCGGTTTCGCGCCACTACGCCTTTGCCACTGTGCCGACCGGGTCTGGTCAGCTAGCTGGAGCCGGCAGCGTTACAGCAAGACATTTCGCTAGTGGTAGCGCTTCGATCGATCCACTCATGTCTACCGCTATCGGACTGCCAATGTCACACGGTCCGCGGCACACGCTACGGCACCGGCCGGTCCATCAGCTACCCGTTGCCAAGGATTTGGCACCCGATTTGGACCAACTGGATGAT CTTCTACAATACATTGGCTACACCAGCCCGGAATGCTTGGACAGCTCCGAGGTACCGCTAAACACGGCCGGGCCAAGCCCGCTGGGAGCGGCCCTTGAAGGGCAGACTATTTCCATCATTCTGAATCAGCGCACGATCGAAGCCGAGGCAGTTGCTCGCCAAAATGCAGGAACCACTGGCCAGCCGGGCGTGGATCGCTCGCTGCCAAGTGGAACCTCCTCCTACCCGACGCttgtgagcagcagcggctATGGTAGTTATTCGCCGGGCCAATCCTACTCGGATGACTCCGGGACGGGCACCATCGCAAGAGCGGCCAACACAATGCAAactcaacaacagcaacagcagctggaTCGTAGCGATGCTACAACGAAACCATTCCAACTCGGGCGCATCCTGTTCAACCAGCTCGGTCTCGCCGGCTGGGAACGGCGCAAGCGGACCCACCTGCTCCAGCGTACCGACAAGCTGCTGCGCGAGTTGCGCAATCTCGATAATCAAAAGTGCCGCGAAACGCACAAGATGGCTGTGATTTACGTGGCGAACGGGCAGGAGGACAAGGGCAGCATTCTGCGCAATGCCTGTGGCAGCAGTACTTACGAGATGTTCGTGTCCGCGCTCGGCTGGGAGGTGGAGCTGGAGTCGCACAACGGCTTCCTGGGCGGGCTGCCGAGGCAGGGCTGCGGTCAGACCGCGCCCTACTACGCCACGCCGTTTCTGGAGGTGATCTATCACGTGTCCACCCGCATGCCGTCCGACACGCCGGAAGCAATACTGAACAAAACGCGCCACCTCGGCAACGACGAGGTGCACATCGTGTGGAGCGAACACAACCGCGACTACCGGCGCGACATCCTGCCGACCGAGTTTTGCGACGTGCTGATCGTCATCTATCCGCTGAAGAGTGGGCTGTTTCGGGTGACGGTCAACAAAAAGCCGGAGGTGCCGTGGTTTGGTCCGCTGTCGGAcgagatggtcgttgggggtGCCTGTTTGGCCAGTCTGGTGCGTGCATCCGCGATCAATGCAAGCCGAGC